From one Bacteroides intestinalis DSM 17393 genomic stretch:
- a CDS encoding IS1380-like element ISBaov1 family transposase: MAKKAIKSEKLTPFGGIFAMMEQFDSTLSYVIDTTLGLRCRLYGYQYSEIIRSLMSIYFCGGSCIEDVTTHLMPHLSLHPTLRTCSSDTILRAIKELTQENISYTSDTGKNYDFNTADTLNTLLLNCMCAAGQLKEGEMYDVDFDHQFIETEKYDAKHTYKKFLGYRPGVAVIGDLIVGIENSDGNTNVRFHQKDTLKRFFERFEQNNLVINRFRADCGSCSEEIVEEVATHCKTFYIRANRCSSLYNDLFALRGWKRGEINGIEFELNSILVEKWKGKTYRLVIQRRKRMDGELDLWEGEYTYRCILTNDYEPSVREIVEFYNLRGGKERIFDDMNNGFGWSRLPKSFMAENTVFLLLTALIRNFYKVIIQRLDVKRFGPNKTSRIKAFVFRFVSVPAKWIRTSRWYVLNIYTCNNAYADVFQTDFG; this comes from the coding sequence ATGGCAAAGAAAGCAATAAAATCTGAGAAACTCACTCCTTTTGGAGGAATATTTGCAATGATGGAGCAATTTGACTCCACATTGTCATATGTAATTGACACAACCCTCGGTCTAAGATGCAGGCTGTATGGTTATCAATACAGCGAAATCATCCGTTCTCTCATGAGCATCTACTTCTGTGGCGGCTCATGTATTGAGGATGTCACAACTCATTTGATGCCCCATCTCTCGCTTCATCCGACACTTCGTACCTGCAGCTCTGACACTATCCTCAGAGCGATAAAGGAACTGACGCAGGAGAACATTTCATACACGTCAGATACGGGTAAGAACTACGATTTCAATACGGCTGACACCCTCAATACCTTACTGCTCAATTGTATGTGTGCAGCTGGTCAGCTGAAAGAGGGTGAGATGTATGATGTTGATTTCGACCACCAGTTCATAGAAACAGAGAAATATGATGCAAAGCATACATACAAGAAGTTCCTTGGTTATCGACCAGGTGTGGCGGTTATTGGAGATTTGATTGTCGGCATTGAGAACAGCGACGGCAACACAAACGTCCGTTTCCATCAGAAGGACACGCTGAAGAGATTCTTCGAAAGGTTTGAACAGAACAATCTTGTTATCAATCGTTTCAGAGCTGATTGCGGCTCGTGCTCTGAAGAGATCGTGGAAGAGGTTGCCACCCACTGCAAGACCTTCTATATCCGTGCCAACCGCTGTAGTTCGCTCTACAATGACCTCTTCGCTCTCAGAGGCTGGAAGAGGGGAGAAATCAACGGCATTGAGTTTGAGCTGAATTCCATTCTTGTAGAGAAGTGGAAAGGCAAGACATACCGGCTTGTGATTCAAAGGCGGAAACGGATGGACGGTGAGCTTGACCTCTGGGAAGGAGAATACACATACCGCTGCATCCTGACCAACGACTACGAGCCTTCCGTAAGAGAGATTGTCGAGTTCTATAACCTCCGCGGAGGAAAGGAGCGCATCTTCGATGACATGAACAATGGTTTCGGATGGTCCAGATTGCCCAAATCCTTCATGGCAGAGAACACAGTGTTCCTTCTTCTTACAGCACTTATCCGTAACTTCTACAAGGTCATTATCCAAAGACTTGACGTAAAGAGGTTCGGACCCAATAAAACAAGTCGCATAAAAGCGTTTGTCTTCAGATTTGTCTCTGTACCAGCCAAATGGATCAGAACATCAAGGTGGTATGTGCTGAATATCTATACCTGTAATAATGCTTACGCAGATGTATTCCAGACTGATTTTGGATGA